A window of the Ostrea edulis chromosome 1, xbOstEdul1.1, whole genome shotgun sequence genome harbors these coding sequences:
- the LOC125664863 gene encoding uncharacterized protein LOC125664863: MFFLLLTKIDEATKDINTMKMQLDRKDQKSKKYDERTAKGMDSLVEKVSTLKQSNTELQSNFTKLEEILQATNSRCQKLDAKISRLENSLVISSKALHKTDSKLKQDIADIARKSRNSESKTNFAMTVLRKGLDNTKSKLSLLKKRQRSLESKMVTAVRKLQKADQSTRGEVTKTFNQMTRRISKIKWTSSQNRTNNFKCQSGVVKSAYSSRRAMVSDKTVRFSTPFRTRPNMVFGLSLYDSSHRTNDRLKTYLLKLNRYGFTLRISAWDKTVLYQANYFWMACP, from the exons atgtttttcttgcTGCTTACCAAAATTGATGAAGCTACAAAAGATATCAACACTATGAAGATGCAGTTGGATAGAAAAGATCAAAAATCTAAGAAATATGATGAAAGAACTGCCAAAGGAATGGATTCATTGGTGGAAAAGGTATCTACGCTTAAACAAAGCAATACAGAACTTCAATCCAATTTCACTAAATTGGAGGAGATATTGCAAGCTACCAACTCTCGTTGTCAAAAGCTTGACGCTAAAATCAGCAGACTTGAAAACAGTTTAGTGATTTCCTCAAAAGCACTGCATAAAacagattctaaattgaaaCAGGACATCGCTGATATAGCTAGAAAAAGCCGAAATTCTGAATCAAAAACTAATTTCGCTATGACAGTGCTACGGAAAGGCCTGGATAATACTAAATCGAAACTTTCACTTCTGAAAAAACGGCAAAGATCACTGGAAAGCAAAATGGTAACAGCAGTCCGGAAGTTACAGAAAGCGGATCAGAGCACGAGAGGAGAAGTAACAAAGACATTCAATCAGATGACACGACGTATAAGTAAAATAAAGTGGACTTCTTCACAAAACCGGACCAACAACTTTAAAT GTCAAAGTGGAGTTGTAAAGTCTGCTTACTCTTCAAGACGAGCCATGGTATCGGATAAGACAGTGCGCTTTTCCACACCTTTCCGAACTAGACCAAATATGGTCTTTGGCCTGTCGTTGTATGATTCATCCCACAGAACGAACGATCGCTTGAAAACCTATTTGCTAAAACTAAACAGATACGGATTCACGTTACGAATTTCCGCCTGGGACAAAACCGTCCTTTACCAAGCAAATTACTTTTGGATGGCTTGTCCATGA
- the LOC125683668 gene encoding uncharacterized protein LOC125683668, producing the protein MRRALLGLFLLPLILGLQSHHFDHDVDVKHPESGEHVKLRSKGRLSETIDLDRVPGIKRVICQDQKILIAIEHKGIGKDWKKGQVVMGSPKWDCTLNTLPGSPSTQRGLYAKIKEIYFPTETGIVLHTRSVRAFDVIDEADIKFRYTPGNSAFHPPETRRRHRRYIANVLSELLGNITWQYSDTTSIPWNQDDSGGMGSFGLAIGENDTDYRYTDNVTDSDVMNFICEDCSGTSHMSYEFDLIIKKNAINEPEIHHYLNKLESNTTMKLKTTFQTSKDIKLTLQKEMDKFRVPPTMLFSVPLAHVRNLPPVMLTVKYTGSTHVGLQVDTRSAINVETDLEFGGQYSFVHEYSGTSSLGGDVVPHNWTSTTGRNTVHSDKDMSLNISVYQQILFNTTIGWFARDMEIDFSPPINYRLKPTIRSKSVVGDVQRCTTKSADLTGEFNVTEARLTVEAFGLSIWDSLIAEGFNKQVSFENDTLYQKCSADCPRSTKTSLYDGLTMSDVVGKPKTLIKRTDPDFKILTQMWGDSVLFSSEEANSSSWCGTPGRACGSCVYHGAENIHQECADRLMVPKLATKISLLGKFVAAEWPDKKLVVVEAWDEPTSLNPHGKHGNKSLYYEGRAAQLALTYTNNSSSIPPSLIKDDAKSNRLEQMAICSGFQYVSNLRSESSIEVAVGEKQSRTVEVRKLKKVSLDNKDTADKAAMINAMKRLESILPGKKCPDVGLDSLSYRASFPSKYHSEVEAVGPPLGQIHRENVEEMIKLYEYQFDDFVFLHERRKNQTNEQCGSMRKCQDGNFSNSEDPWTWSANRVMAPRLAFRMRRLALIAKGVSGLQGSKIIVERAFADKVDREESHLFLEGRGARLSVSEHPSVNIPILGLAAICAGFDFVRNVDNEAIEVFVKLQDGFRTTLIPYPSGEVLLAVSPPSAENNEYSYPEGYEFENKKPLLVDGARKEIKLSKHFKVGDFKFEGHRFLRIDSSLIECLDLTQQGYKEKIQVLTGYRPKSANEQEVIWNRRQLARFQMGQAAEITVNNNDEVLVLAKMLMVTCTPFLRLQRRGLGIHVKHSNELGENSIYVDLYPLRNDNRMIDLKINVGNINKDTECMWDELKLYWSEITKGGPGIIPYDVKSACKKPDLEKKNYLNFNLKRPGFCLQFHDKKFCENSTLAREKLGRELLKQLQSVAGTDRLNVATTRDQIERCIVTGCGGCSGSGRKWDGKVIACSELVDNFMKHASIPLLKSAEKMSFFNPENVDSAAHAYACKQDGTKCQETVQLYSIIQTLLSKTYKPNPNTSIEEEVFGATDNPSPLLQIVEQEIAMNVSGNVSIVIDRYKDISALRSVLKVLMIYNRNVNFVNFHVMHGVNPDKIVTTLQRKLETWAGISCPKWSRFAAAPFTVNVVSKERKRRSIEDSRQRNEARKRKRDWEKDWILRS; encoded by the exons ATGAGACGCGCGTTGTTAGGGCTGTTTCTTCTGCCCCTAATACTGGGGCTTCAGAGTCACCATTTTGATCATGATGTTGACGTCAAACATCCAGAAAGCGGAGAACATGTGAAGCTAAGAAGTAAGGGTCGTTTGAGTGAAACCATCGACTTGGACAGAGTTCCCGGGATCAAG AGAGTAATATGTCAGGATCAGAAAATTTTGATCGCCATTGAACATAAAGGAATCGGAAAGGATTGGAAGAAAGGTCAGGTGGTAATGGGAAGCCCTAAATGGGACTGTACTCTGAACACACTTCCCGGAAGTCCGTCCACGCAGAGAGGGCTCTACGCCAAAATTAAGGAAATCTACTTCCCAACAGAGACGGGCATTGTTCTTCATACACGAAGTGTCAG AGCGTTTGATGTTATAGACGAGGCGGACATCAAATTTCGTTATACCCCCGGGAACAGCGCCTTTCACCCTCCAGAAACACGCCGAAGACATCGACGGTATATCGCCAATGTTCTGTCAGAGCTTTTGGGAAATATCACGTGGCAATACAGTGACACTACCTCCATACCATGGAACCAAGACGATTCTGGAGGGATGGGGTCGTTCGGCTTGGCAATCGGAGAAAACGACACGGATTATCGATATACCGACAACGTGACAGACAGTGACGTCATGAATTTCATCTGTGAAGACTGCAGTGGAACCTCTCATATGTCATACGAATT TGATTTGATTATAAAGAAGAACGCCATAAACGAACCAGAAATTCATCATTATCTTAACAAA CTGGAATCAAATACCACAATGAAGCTGAAAACAACTTTCCAAACTTCAAAAGACATTAAATTAACCTTGCAAAAAGAAATGGACAAATTTCGCGTTCCACCAACAATGctgttctcagtaccccttgcgcACGTGCGAAACCTTCCGCCAGTGATGTTGACGGTGAAGTATACCGGATCAACCCATGTTGGTTTGCAAGTTGACACCCGATCAGCCATCAATGTAGAAACCGACTTGGAATTTGGAGGACAATATTCTTTTG TTCACGAATATAGCGGAACTTCATCGCTAGGTGGAGACGTGGTACCTCACAACTGGACGTCCACTACGGGCCGCAATACTGTTCATAGCGACAAAGACATGTCTCTCAACATCTCTGTATATCAACAG ATATTATTCAATACAACAATTGGATGGTTTGCACGCGACATGGAGATAGACTTTTCACCTCCAATTAACTACag ACTGAAACCAACAATCCGTAGTAAGTCTGTTGTCGGTGATGTTCAACGTTGTACCACAAAATCAGCAGACCTCACTGGTGAATTCAATGTTACAGAGGCCAGACTCACGGTCGAAGCTTTTGGATTATCTATATG GGATAGTCTGATAGCAGAAGGTTTCAACAAGCAGGTTAGCTTTGAAAATGATACTTTGTACCAAAAGTGTTCAGCCGATTGTCCACGTTCTACAAAGACATCACTGTATGATGGCCTAACAATGTCGGATGTTGTCGGAAAGCCAAAGACATTGATCAAAAGAACTGATCCAGACTTCAAAAT TTTGACTCAAATGTGGGGGGATTCAGTCCTGTTCTCATCGGAGGAGGCAAACTCATCCTCCTGGTGTGGCACCCCTGGTCGTGCTTGTGGAAGCTGTGTTTATCACGGAGCAGAGAACATACATCAAGAGTGTGCTGACCGTCTGATGGTTCCAAAACTAGCCACAAAAATCAGCCTTCTTGGGAAATTCGTAGCTGCAGAATGGCCAGACA AGAAACTTGTGGTTGTTGAAGCATGGGACGAACCTACTTCCTTAAATCCTCATGGAAAGCACGGGAATAAAAGCTTGTACTATGAAGGAAGGGCAGCACAGTTGGCTTTAACTTATACCAATAACTCCTCGTCAATTCCTCCTTCTCTTATCAAAGACGATGCCAAAAGCAACCGCCTTGAGCAAATGGCTATTTGTTCAGGTTTTCAGTATGTTTCCAATCTAAGATCAGAGTCAAGTATTGAAGTTGCAGTCGGTGAAAAACAGTCACGTACCGTTGAAGTTAGGAAATTAAAGAAAGTTTCCCTCGATAACAAAGACACAGCAGATAAAGCAGCCATGATCAATGCAATGAAACGCCTTG AGTCTATTTTACCCGGAAAGAAATGTCCTGATGTAGGCTTGGATAGTCTGTCATATCGAGCATCGTTTCCATCAAAGTACCACAGCGAGGTGGAAGCGGTGGGTCCTCCACTTGGTCAAATTCATCGTGAAAATGTAGAGGAAATGATCAA attGTACGAGTATCAGTTCGACGATTTTGTGTTCCTTCACGAACGTCGAAAGAATCAGACTAATGAACAATGTGGTTCGATGAGAAAATGTCAAGATGGCAACTTTTCGAATTCAGAGGACCCATGGACGTGGAGCGCTAATCGTGTTATGGCACCTAGACTTGCATTTCGCATGAGAAGATTAGCTCTAATTGCCAAAGGTGTATCGGGACTACAAG GATCAAAAATCATTGTCGAGAGAGCTTTCGCCGATAAAGTGGATCGGGAAGAATCTCATTTATTTTTAGAGGGAAG AGGAGCGAGATTATCCGTGAGTGAGCATCCATCTGTTAATATTCCCATTCTTGGACTTGCCGCAATTTGCGCAGGATTTGATTTTGTTCGCAATGTCGATAATGAAGCAATCGAGGTATTCGTTAAGCTGCAGGACGGGTTTAGAACAACTCTTATTCCGTACCCTAGTGGCGAGGTGCTTCTTGCTGTTTCTCCACCTTCCGCAGAAAACAACGAATATTCGTACCCTGAAGGctatgaatttgaaaataagaaGCCACTTCTTGTAGATGGAGCAAGGAAAGAAATAAAACTATCTAAACATTTCAAAGTGGGAGATTTCAAATTTGAAGGTCATCGGTTCCTTAGGATCGACTCATCTCTTATTGAATGTCTTGATCTAACGCAGCAGGGATATAAAGAAAAGATACAAGTCCTGACTGGGTATAGGCCAAAATCTGCCAACGAACAGGAGGTTATCTGGAATCGAAGACAACTCGCAAGATTTCAAATGGGTCAAGCAGCCGAGATAACGGTGAACAATAACGATGAAGTCCTAGTTTTGGCAAAGATGCTGATGGTGACGTGCACCCCGTTTCTCCGTTTACAGAGAAGAGGGCTAGGCATCCATGTGAAGCATAGCAATGAATTAGGGGAAAACAGCATATATGTGGACCTTTACCCTCTCAGAAATGACAATAGAATGATTGACCTGAAGATAAACGTGGGAAATATCAATAAAGATACCGAGTGCATGTGGGACGAATTAAAGTTATATTGGTCAGAAATAACTAAAG GTGGACCAGGAATCATACCTTATGATGTGAAGAGTGCATGTAAAAAACCAGACcttgaaaagaaaaattatcTCAACTTCAATCTTAAAAGGCCTGG TTTTTGCCTACAATTCCATGACAAGAAATTCTGCGAAAACTCTACACTGGCCAGAGAGAAACTAGGCAGAGAACTACTGAAACAACTCCAGAGCGTGGCAGGAACTGACCGGTTGAATGTAGCAACAACTCGAGATCAAATTGAAAGGTGTATAGTGACTGGCTGTGGTGGATGTTCTGGATCAG GAAGGAAATGGGACGGTAAGGTGATAGCTTGCTCTGAACTTGTGGACAACTTTATGAAACATGCCAGCATACCACTGCTGAAATCAGCAGAGaaaatgtctttctttaatCCGGAGAATGTTGATTCAGCTGCACATGCTTATGCCTGTAAACAAGATGGAACTAAATGTCAGGAAACCGTTCAGCTGTATTCCATAATCC AAACTCTTCTTTCAAAAACGTACAAACCGAATCCGAACACAAGCATCGAGGAAGAGGTCTTCGGTGCAACCGACAATCCTAGTCCTCTTCTCCAAATCGTAGAACAGGAGATCGCCATGAATGTTTCAGGAAATGTTTCCATTGTTATAGACCGATACAAAGACATTTCAGCCCTACGAAGTGTTTTGAAG GTTTTGATGATCTACAACCGAAATGTCAATTTCGTAAATTTCCACGTTATGCATGGAGTGAATCCGGACAAGATAGTGACAACTCTACAACGGAAACTTGAAACATGGGCAGGCATATCCTGCCCTAAGTGGAGTAGGTTCGCAGCTGCTCCGTTCACTGTTAACGTTGTATCAAAGGAGAGAAAGAGACGGAGTATAGAGGACAGTCGTCAACGAAACGAAGCTCGAAAACGAAAACGAGATTGGGAAAAGGATTGGATTTTAAGATCGTAA